CCCTCCTGCTCGAGCCGCAAGAGGACGAGGGTCAGCACGGCTGCGATCATGTCGAACCGGCCGTCGATCGTGTCGGCCACCTGCCCCTGCCGATACCAGGCGGGATCGCGGCCGGTTGCGACGATCGCGCCGTAGAGCGGCTCGAGATGCTGCCGTTGCCGTTTTTCATCGCCGAACAGGCGGGAGAGGAAGGACACGTTAAGCCTTTGCTGCTGCGGCGCGCACTTGCGCCTTGGGGACGAAATTGCATATTGGGGAAACACAGGCGGCCCGCAAGGCGGGTGCCGGCGCGGATGTGATGCGTCCGGCGTTTCAGGAGATTTCTCAATGACCTTCCGGTTCGGACGCAGCTTTGCCCTGATTGTCGGCATGGGCCTCGCGACCACCGCCTGCACCCAGATCCGCGATCACCAGGGCTATCTGGTCGACGATGTGCTCGTCGCCTCGGTCCAGCCCGGCGTCGACAATCGCGAATCGGTCCAGGGCACGCTCGGTCGCCCCACCTTCACCGGCCAGTTCGACCAGCGCGATTGGTATTATGTGTCGCGCGACACGAAGCAGCTCGCCTTCAAGATGCCGAAGCCGACCGCCCAGACCGTGCTCCACGTCCGCTTTGACGAAGCCGGCAACGTCGTCGCGGTCAACAAGACCGGCCTCGAGCAGGTCGCCTCGATCACGCCGATGGACGACAAGACCCCGGTGATGGGCCGCGATCGCGGCTTCTTCGAGGAATTGTTCGGCAATAT
This portion of the Sphingomonas sp. LY54 genome encodes:
- a CDS encoding outer membrane protein assembly factor BamE, which produces MTFRFGRSFALIVGMGLATTACTQIRDHQGYLVDDVLVASVQPGVDNRESVQGTLGRPTFTGQFDQRDWYYVSRDTKQLAFKMPKPTAQTVLHVRFDEAGNVVAVNKTGLEQVASITPMDDKTPVMGRDRGFFEELFGNIGQVGAAGLPGQTADNPR